One region of Oxalobacteraceae bacterium OTU3CAMAD1 genomic DNA includes:
- a CDS encoding carbonic anhydrase family protein, producing MRTVPSLLTLIACCCVVTTAGAATDPLISPSAKSPIAGVAGVRAGAAGAVGSSAAAGVSNASSASSTSSPVRKPTEADAEAELSAKIAARLAIMRANQQARAAAAAKAKKAAVVAAAAPPPAAPKFFSNTWSYEGETGPANWGKINPAWAKCGNGNRQSPIDIRDGMKVELEQITFDYHPSTFNVTDNGHTVQVMVGGGNFLTVQNRMYELIQFHFHRPSEERINGKGYEMVVHLVHKDVEGRIAMLALLLERGKQQPVIQTVWNNLPLEKLETLAPSVVLDPMDLLPARRDYFTFMGSMTTPPCQEGVLWLVMKEPVQASPAQLALFSRLYPLNSRPIQQGSGRIIKESN from the coding sequence GCGTACCGTGCCCTCCCTGCTCACCCTGATTGCCTGCTGCTGCGTCGTCACGACCGCCGGCGCCGCAACCGATCCGCTCATTTCGCCGTCGGCGAAATCCCCGATCGCCGGTGTGGCAGGCGTGCGCGCCGGCGCGGCCGGTGCCGTCGGTTCGTCCGCCGCCGCAGGGGTATCCAACGCGTCCAGCGCTTCCAGCACGTCGTCGCCGGTCCGCAAGCCGACCGAGGCCGACGCCGAGGCCGAGCTGTCGGCCAAGATCGCTGCCCGCCTGGCCATCATGCGCGCCAATCAGCAGGCCCGGGCCGCTGCGGCGGCCAAGGCCAAGAAGGCGGCCGTGGTGGCCGCCGCCGCGCCACCGCCGGCGGCGCCCAAGTTTTTCAGCAACACCTGGTCATACGAGGGTGAGACCGGTCCCGCCAATTGGGGCAAGATCAATCCCGCGTGGGCCAAGTGCGGCAACGGCAACCGCCAGTCGCCGATCGATATCCGCGACGGCATGAAGGTCGAACTGGAGCAGATCACCTTCGACTACCATCCGTCGACGTTCAACGTGACCGACAACGGCCACACGGTGCAGGTGATGGTCGGCGGCGGCAATTTCCTCACGGTGCAGAACCGCATGTATGAATTGATCCAGTTCCATTTCCACCGGCCGTCGGAGGAGCGCATCAACGGCAAGGGCTACGAGATGGTGGTGCACCTGGTGCACAAGGACGTCGAAGGGCGCATCGCCATGCTGGCGCTGCTGCTGGAGCGCGGCAAGCAGCAGCCGGTGATCCAGACGGTGTGGAACAACCTGCCGCTGGAAAAGCTGGAGACCCTGGCGCCGTCGGTGGTGCTCGATCCGATGGACCTGCTGCCGGCGCGGCGCGACTACTTCACCTTCATGGGATCGATGACGACGCCGCCCTGCCAGGAGGGCGTGCTATGGCTGGTGATGAAGGAGCCGGTCCAGGCCTCGCCGGCCCAGCTGGCGCTGTTCAGCCGCCTCTATCCGTTGAATTCGCGGCCGATCCAGCAGGGCTCCGGCCGCATCATCAAAGAATCGAACTGA